Proteins encoded by one window of Lycium barbarum isolate Lr01 chromosome 11, ASM1917538v2, whole genome shotgun sequence:
- the LOC132616913 gene encoding uncharacterized protein LOC132616913 isoform X2, producing MLVSGRLMLRSLSPSTPPTLASNHSAGVAKVVLKKGKTQLFKDGSPMVYSGAVDRVIGRPPPITGDIVLVADGSEKPIGWGFYNSTSMFRVRLMQLQDEDPSCALNAEKLLETRIVAAVKLRHNLGLPSAHTNAYRLVNSEGDRLSGLIVDIFGDLAVIASSAAWVQTYQHQIMDCLSRLNNIKRISWRPTVEILKEEGLDLSDLKKPDLIIPQTMVKDQNTSKKIYWKLVWRTRQPLRVTCFIWTALKEACLTQDNLRRRGVIVVNMCAMCKQANESVNHLFLHCPAAARLWYFFYSMLGLQWAMPFNIKDAYASWILWRVDKSIKRIWRMIPAVIFWNLWKERNSRCFEGISTPICSLKSRCLATLYSWHFFAPVNSVGNFLDFVSSLSLVR from the exons ATGCTTGTTAGTGGGCGCCTCATGCTCAGGTCTCTATCTCCCTCGACCCCTCCTACCCTTGCCTCTAACCACTCCGCAG GTGTTGCAAAAGTAGTGCTTAAAAAGGGAAAGACACAACTATTTAAGGATGGAAGTCCGATGGTTTACAGTGGTGCTGTTGATAGAGTAATTGGTAGACCACCACCCATCACTGGGGATATTGTCCTCGTTGCTGATGGCTCCGAGAAACCAATTGGCTGGGGTTTTTACAATTCTACATCTATGTTCCGTGTCCGCCTCATGCAGCTACAAGACGA AGACCCTTCTTGCGCCCTTAATGCAGAAAAGCTACTCGAAACAAGAATTGTAGCTGCTGTTAAGTTGCGTCACAATCTAGGCCTTCCTTCTGCTCATACAAATGCATATCGTCTTGTTAATAGCGAAGGAGATAG ACTATCAGGCCTTATTGTTGATATCTTTGGAGATTTAGCTGTAATAGCTTCATCAGCTGCTTGGGTGCAGACATACCAGCACCAGATAATGGATTGTTTGAGTAgattaaataatatcaaaaggaTAAGCTGGAGGCCAACTGTTGAAATCTTGAAGGAAGAAGGCTTAGATCTTTCTGATTTGAAAAAACCAGATCTAATCATACCTCAAACTATGGTTAAG GATCAAAATACTTCTAAGAAGATATATTGGAAGCTTGTATGGAGAACCAGACAGCCTCTCAGAGTTACTTGCTTCATTTGGACTGCACTGAAGGAAGCATGCCTAACACAAGACAATCTTAGGAGGAGAGGTGTAATCGTCGTTAACATGTGTGCCATGTGCAAGCAGGCCAATGAAAGTGTCAACCATCTATTTTTGCACTGCCCTGCAGCAGCTAGACTCTGGTATTTCTTCTACTCTATGCTTGGTCTCCAATGGGCAATGCCTTTCAACATCAAAGATGCCTACGCTAGCTGGATACTCTGGAGAGTTGACAAATCCATTAAAAGAATCTGGAGAATGATTCCAGCAGTAATTTTTTGGAAcctatggaaggagagaaacagtagatgctttgaaggaatctcaactccTATTTGCTCCCTAAAGTCTAGGTGTTTAGCTACTCTTTATAGTTGGCATTTTTTTGCTCCTGTAAACAGTGTGGGTAACTTTCTAGATTTTGTTAGCTCCCTTTCTCTAGTTCGGTAG